The following are encoded together in the Candidatus Fusobacterium pullicola genome:
- the radC gene encoding DNA repair protein RadC, translated as MEKKYEGHRERLRKKYLQGGYFAFHEYEVLELLLTYVIPRKDTKPIAKDLIEKFGSLDEVVTASIEELCSISGIKENSAIFVKLLGDLSKNLYKGEIKKEGIQLKDKNSLIRYLRSEIGFSSREEFRVIFLNNYNMLVGSETLFIGTIDKSAVYPREIVEKVLYYKAKGIIFAHNHPSGNLRPSKQDIQITEHMQEALDLIDVKLLEHIIITQDGYFSFLEEGLI; from the coding sequence ATGGAGAAAAAGTATGAGGGACATAGAGAAAGACTTAGAAAAAAATATCTACAGGGAGGGTATTTTGCTTTTCATGAGTATGAGGTACTAGAGCTTCTTTTAACATATGTGATACCTAGAAAAGATACAAAACCAATAGCAAAAGATTTAATTGAGAAATTTGGAAGTTTAGATGAAGTTGTAACAGCTAGTATAGAGGAGTTATGTAGTATCTCTGGAATAAAAGAGAATAGTGCAATATTTGTAAAGCTTCTAGGGGATCTTTCTAAAAATCTCTATAAAGGGGAGATAAAAAAAGAGGGAATACAATTAAAAGATAAAAACTCTCTGATAAGATATTTGAGAAGTGAGATTGGATTCTCTTCAAGAGAGGAGTTTCGTGTTATATTCTTAAATAATTATAATATGCTAGTTGGAAGTGAAACTCTTTTCATAGGAACTATAGATAAAAGTGCTGTTTATCCAAGAGAGATAGTTGAAAAAGTTTTATATTATAAAGCTAAAGGTATAATTTTTGCACATAATCATCCTTCTGGAAATTTGAGACCTTCAAAGCAGGATATTCAAATAACAGAGCATATGCAAGAGGCATTAGATCTGATAGATGTAAAGTTATTAGAACATATAATTATAACACAAGATGGATATTTTAGTTTTCTAGAAGAGGGACTAATCTAA
- a CDS encoding alkaline phosphatase: MLSRKKVMLAGMALMAATSFAQAKYVFYFIGDGMGAGQRQIAEEFKKGVLKKDEKLLLNSLPFAGITTTYSADTLITDSAAAGTALATGYKTNNGYIAKDVNGKNLQTLLELAQDKGMATGLVSTTRITHATPAVFAAHNLDRDDENGIAEDYVNSNVDYFAGGGYRHFVGKDSGLSSKRKDNRDLVKEFQNKGYKTFIGEDSTKAFEKWTPKDGEKVFAAFRASHMPYTVDDINDKLPTLSEMTQKGIELLSQDEEGFFIMVEGGRIDHASHAQDVVGSIYDTLAFDEAIKSAYEFYQKHPQDTLIVIAADHETGGMGLGFGNNYFMNLENLKDVKISVEDTLQKAYKGNRDEYFKYIAKNMGLNNLTAKEKERILKAMDIEDSGADTKDEFGGYSPTAIAVAHIVSERAGMQWTTFAHTGIQVPLAAVGVDSEKFTGFKDNTDVARLIAESMGKKIK; the protein is encoded by the coding sequence ATGTTAAGTAGAAAGAAAGTAATGTTAGCAGGAATGGCTTTAATGGCGGCAACAAGTTTTGCTCAAGCTAAGTATGTATTCTATTTTATAGGAGATGGAATGGGAGCGGGACAAAGACAGATTGCTGAAGAGTTTAAAAAAGGTGTGTTAAAAAAAGATGAGAAACTATTATTAAACTCACTACCATTTGCAGGAATAACAACTACATATTCAGCGGATACATTAATAACAGATTCGGCTGCTGCTGGAACGGCTTTAGCAACAGGATATAAAACTAATAATGGATATATAGCTAAAGATGTAAATGGAAAAAATCTTCAAACGTTATTAGAGTTAGCACAAGATAAAGGTATGGCAACAGGACTTGTTTCTACAACAAGAATAACTCATGCAACACCAGCTGTATTTGCAGCTCATAACTTAGATAGAGATGATGAAAATGGAATAGCAGAGGATTATGTAAATAGTAATGTAGATTACTTTGCTGGTGGAGGATATAGACACTTTGTTGGAAAAGATAGTGGTCTTTCAAGTAAAAGAAAAGATAATAGAGATCTAGTAAAAGAGTTTCAAAATAAAGGGTATAAAACATTTATAGGAGAAGATTCAACAAAGGCTTTTGAAAAGTGGACTCCAAAGGATGGAGAAAAGGTATTTGCAGCTTTTAGAGCCTCTCATATGCCATATACTGTAGATGATATAAATGATAAGTTACCTACTTTAAGTGAGATGACACAAAAGGGAATAGAGTTATTATCACAAGATGAGGAAGGATTCTTTATAATGGTAGAGGGTGGAAGAATAGACCACGCTTCTCATGCTCAAGATGTTGTAGGTTCAATATATGATACTCTAGCCTTTGATGAAGCAATAAAATCAGCATATGAATTTTATCAAAAACACCCACAAGATACTTTAATAGTTATTGCAGCTGACCATGAAACAGGTGGTATGGGATTAGGATTCGGAAATAACTATTTTATGAATTTAGAAAATTTAAAAGATGTAAAAATTTCAGTTGAGGATACTTTACAAAAAGCATATAAGGGAAATAGAGATGAATATTTCAAATATATAGCTAAAAATATGGGATTAAATAATTTAACAGCTAAAGAGAAAGAGCGTATCTTAAAAGCGATGGATATAGAGGATAGTGGAGCAGATACAAAAGATGAATTTGGAGGATATAGTCCAACAGCCATAGCTGTAGCTCATATAGTATCAGAGAGAGCAGGGATGCAATGGACAACTTTTGCTCACACTGGAATACAAGTACCTTTAGCAGCTGTAGGAGTAGATTCAGAAAAGTTTACAGGATTTAAAGATAATACAGATGTAGCTAGATTAATAGCTGAAAGTATGGGAAAGAAAATAAAATAA
- the cobT gene encoding nicotinate-nucleotide--dimethylbenzimidazole phosphoribosyltransferase: protein MTEIKDILGNIKGLDLESMKMAQEELDSKMKPQGSLGILEKIAKNMAGIYGYPIEKISKRCHIVASADNGVIEEGVSSCPVEYTRIVSEAMLNKIACIGIFTQRLGVEFNLIDVGMKTPIPRAYGNLYEKNIRRGTENFYKMPAMNRDECIRAIKVGIDIIAEKSDGVTVFSNGEMGIGNTTTSSAILYSFTKFDLDKIVGRGGGLSDLALIKKKTIIKEACKRYNTFNMQPIDIISHVGGLDIACMVGMYLGAVKHRKLMLVDGFISAVAAFTAYRIEPKVKDFILFTHMSEEPGMKVILDLFEEKAFLNLNMRLGEGTGAVLAYPILDCALDMLNGMKTPTAVYNLFK from the coding sequence ATGACTGAGATAAAAGATATTTTAGGGAATATAAAAGGATTAGATTTAGAGAGTATGAAGATGGCTCAAGAGGAGCTAGATAGTAAAATGAAACCCCAAGGAAGTTTAGGGATTTTAGAAAAAATAGCAAAAAATATGGCTGGAATTTACGGTTATCCAATAGAAAAAATTAGTAAGAGATGTCATATAGTAGCTTCAGCAGATAATGGGGTCATAGAGGAAGGGGTATCCTCTTGCCCTGTAGAATATACAAGAATAGTATCAGAGGCTATGTTGAATAAGATAGCTTGTATTGGTATTTTTACTCAAAGATTGGGAGTCGAGTTCAATTTGATAGATGTGGGAATGAAAACGCCTATTCCAAGAGCATATGGAAATCTTTATGAAAAAAATATAAGGCGAGGAACAGAAAACTTTTATAAAATGCCTGCCATGAACAGAGATGAGTGTATTAGAGCTATAAAAGTTGGTATAGATATAATAGCTGAAAAATCTGATGGAGTGACAGTCTTTTCTAATGGAGAGATGGGAATAGGGAATACAACTACAAGTTCTGCAATATTATACTCTTTTACAAAATTTGATTTGGATAAAATTGTTGGAAGAGGTGGAGGATTAAGTGATTTAGCTCTTATAAAGAAGAAAACGATAATTAAAGAGGCATGTAAAAGATATAATACTTTTAATATGCAACCTATAGATATAATATCCCATGTTGGAGGTTTAGATATAGCTTGTATGGTTGGAATGTATCTAGGAGCTGTTAAACATAGAAAGCTTATGTTAGTTGATGGCTTTATCTCTGCTGTTGCAGCTTTTACAGCATATAGAATAGAACCAAAAGTAAAAGATTTTATTTTATTTACCCATATGAGTGAAGAACCAGGAATGAAAGTAATTCTTGATCTTTTTGAAGAGAAAGCTTTTTTAAATCTAAATATGAGATTGGGTGAGGGAACTGGAGCTGTTTTGGCATATCCAATTTTAGATTGTGCTTTGGATATGTTAAATGGAATGAAAACTCCAACAGCTGTATATAATCTTTTTAAATAG
- a CDS encoding PTS transporter subunit EIIC — MNYNLIARNILEAVGGNENIINFSHCFTRLRFTLKESEKADKKRIEKLEGVISVVESGGQFQIVIGTKVGKVYEKLLELIDVTKEQKKESRENIWNKLLISISTIFTPIVPAIAASGLLKGFLTMAKILVANRGGDITTSSTYSIMLASTDAIFYFMPIILAYTSSKVFKANEFVAMALGGTMCYPMIISLMTGVNSVSMFGIEITKASYTSSVIPIILGVFILSYIQKFLEKIIPEVLKIILVPGFSLLIMVPATFIIFGPIGIYIGDLISFAYRGMMSLSPILCGGFIGGMWCVFVIFGAHRALIPIGINDVALYGQQNLLAFAGAANFSQGGAALGVMLKTKNKNLKTIAASASLPAILCGITEPAIYGCNLRLKRPMIYAVISGAIGGAIMGAAGVYGDAFANNGVLTLATYAAFGLKKFMFYLLGIGVSFFGATILTIIFGFEDIEEKSRI; from the coding sequence ATGAATTATAATCTTATAGCTAGGAATATTTTAGAAGCAGTAGGAGGAAATGAGAACATAATAAATTTTTCTCATTGTTTTACAAGGCTTAGATTTACATTGAAAGAGAGTGAAAAAGCTGATAAAAAAAGAATAGAGAAATTAGAAGGAGTGATATCAGTAGTTGAAAGTGGAGGTCAGTTTCAAATTGTAATAGGAACAAAGGTAGGTAAAGTATATGAAAAACTATTAGAATTAATAGATGTTACTAAAGAGCAAAAAAAGGAAAGTAGAGAAAATATCTGGAATAAACTACTGATATCTATTTCAACGATATTTACTCCAATTGTACCAGCAATAGCAGCTTCTGGATTGCTAAAGGGATTCTTAACTATGGCTAAGATATTAGTAGCAAATAGAGGTGGAGATATAACGACAAGTAGTACATATAGTATTATGTTAGCTTCAACAGATGCAATATTTTATTTTATGCCAATCATATTAGCTTATACAAGTTCTAAGGTTTTTAAAGCTAATGAGTTTGTAGCTATGGCTTTAGGAGGAACAATGTGTTATCCTATGATAATATCTCTAATGACAGGAGTAAATAGTGTATCTATGTTTGGAATAGAGATTACAAAGGCAAGTTATACATCTTCAGTAATTCCAATAATATTAGGTGTTTTTATCTTATCCTATATACAAAAATTTTTAGAGAAGATAATACCAGAGGTTTTAAAAATCATTTTAGTACCAGGATTTTCATTATTAATTATGGTTCCAGCTACATTCATAATCTTTGGACCTATTGGTATCTATATAGGAGATCTTATAAGTTTTGCTTATAGAGGAATGATGAGTTTAAGCCCTATCTTATGCGGGGGATTTATAGGAGGAATGTGGTGTGTATTTGTAATATTTGGGGCACACAGAGCTTTGATACCTATTGGAATAAATGATGTTGCTCTATATGGTCAACAAAATCTTTTAGCATTTGCTGGAGCAGCTAATTTTTCACAAGGTGGAGCAGCTTTAGGAGTAATGTTAAAAACAAAAAATAAAAATTTAAAAACAATAGCAGCTTCAGCAAGTTTACCGGCAATACTTTGTGGAATAACAGAACCAGCTATCTATGGATGCAATCTTCGTTTAAAAAGACCGATGATATATGCTGTTATATCAGGGGCAATAGGAGGAGCTATAATGGGAGCAGCTGGAGTTTATGGAGATGCTTTTGCTAATAATGGGGTTCTAACACTTGCCACATATGCAGCTTTTGGATTAAAGAAATTTATGTTTTACCTATTAGGAATAGGGGTTTCATTTTTTGGAGCAACTATTTTGACTATTATATTTGGATTTGAAGATATAGAGGAAAAAAGTAGAATTTAA
- a CDS encoding stage 0 sporulation family protein, translated as MEEINREELENINQEPKFYKVLGVMFEVTKKRYYFEVIDNEVYKKGDKVIVDTVRGKEIGVVYGEARMLPESQVILPLKPVLKRASKEEEERYLEIKTDSLKAKEVCRERITHHKLPMKLVETEYTFDKTKLIFYFTAEGRIDFRDLVKDLANIFRVRIELRQIGVRDEARILGTVGVCGKELCCRTFINKFDSVSIKMARDQGLVINPAKISGVCGRLLCCINYEYHQYEEALRNYPAVNQLVKTPKGEGKVISISPLNGYLFVDIENKGMMKFGVEEVRFNRKEANKLKNEKTAEELAHKELEKE; from the coding sequence ATGGAAGAGATAAATAGAGAAGAACTTGAAAATATTAACCAAGAACCAAAATTTTATAAAGTTTTAGGTGTTATGTTTGAAGTTACTAAAAAAAGATATTATTTTGAAGTTATAGATAATGAAGTATATAAAAAGGGAGATAAGGTAATAGTAGATACTGTTAGAGGAAAAGAGATAGGTGTTGTATATGGGGAAGCTAGAATGCTACCAGAATCTCAAGTTATATTACCTTTAAAACCTGTTTTAAAAAGAGCTAGTAAGGAAGAGGAAGAGAGATATTTAGAGATAAAAACTGATTCTTTAAAAGCTAAAGAGGTTTGTAGAGAGAGAATAACTCATCATAAATTACCAATGAAGTTAGTAGAGACTGAATATACTTTTGATAAAACAAAGCTTATATTCTACTTCACTGCTGAGGGAAGAATCGACTTTAGAGATCTAGTAAAGGATTTAGCTAATATTTTTAGAGTAAGAATTGAATTAAGACAGATAGGAGTTAGAGATGAAGCTAGAATTTTAGGAACTGTAGGAGTTTGTGGAAAAGAGCTTTGTTGTAGAACTTTTATAAATAAATTTGATTCTGTTTCTATAAAAATGGCTAGAGATCAAGGGTTGGTAATAAATCCAGCAAAGATTTCTGGAGTTTGTGGAAGATTACTTTGTTGTATAAATTATGAATACCATCAATATGAAGAAGCTTTAAGAAATTACCCAGCAGTAAACCAATTAGTAAAAACACCAAAGGGTGAGGGAAAAGTAATAAGTATTAGTCCACTAAATGGATATCTTTTTGTAGATATTGAAAATAAGGGAATGATGAAGTTTGGTGTCGAAGAGGTAAGATTTAATAGAAAAGAAGCAAATAAGCTTAAAAATGAAAAAACTGCTGAAGAGCTTGCACACAAGGAGCTAGAAAAGGAATAG
- a CDS encoding glycoside hydrolase family 1 protein, which translates to MKRERVKFPKDFLWGASSSAFQIEGGWNEDGKGKTVADFNSFKRSHKQADSKIASDFYHNWRSDIDLMKELGMKVYRFSISWARIIPTGDGEINLKGIEFYNNVINYLLENGIIPMITLYHFDLPYALVEKYNGWEARESIYAFERYAKICFENFGNRVKYWQVHNEQNLMVRVDERVNIVTEDKLEADRMRAQMDYHMFLAHALAVKAFHEIVKDGKIGPAVSSTCSYPATNKPEDVLAAKMNDYFKTEYALDIHIYGEYPGYYMRYLKERGIVPKMEGEDKEILKGAKIDYIAVNYYRTLCVEYLPVDENHSIGEREAIMNEVDFNQYGYFKHLKNPNLKASEYGAQIDPSGLRLVLNNYYQKYRLPLIITENGFGTADTLTEDGRVHDDYRIDYLRQHIEACRLAIEDGVELFGYCPWSFMDLLSSHQGFKKRYGFVYVDRDDFDIKELKRIKKDSYYWYQKVIETNGEEL; encoded by the coding sequence ATGAAAAGAGAGAGAGTAAAGTTTCCAAAGGATTTTTTATGGGGGGCATCATCTTCAGCCTTTCAGATAGAAGGTGGATGGAATGAAGATGGAAAAGGAAAAACAGTAGCAGATTTCAACTCTTTTAAACGTTCACATAAGCAAGCTGATTCAAAAATTGCAAGTGATTTTTATCATAATTGGAGAAGTGATATAGATTTAATGAAAGAGTTGGGAATGAAGGTATATAGATTTTCTATATCTTGGGCAAGAATAATTCCTACTGGTGATGGTGAAATAAATTTAAAAGGAATAGAGTTCTATAATAATGTTATAAATTATTTGTTAGAAAATGGAATAATACCTATGATAACTCTTTATCATTTTGATTTACCATATGCCTTAGTTGAAAAGTATAATGGGTGGGAGGCAAGGGAGAGTATATATGCCTTTGAACGTTATGCAAAGATATGTTTTGAGAATTTTGGGAATAGAGTAAAGTATTGGCAAGTTCATAATGAGCAAAATCTTATGGTAAGAGTGGACGAAAGGGTAAATATAGTTACAGAGGATAAATTAGAGGCAGATAGAATGAGAGCTCAAATGGATTATCATATGTTCTTAGCACATGCCTTAGCTGTAAAAGCTTTCCATGAGATAGTAAAAGATGGAAAGATAGGGCCAGCTGTTTCTTCAACTTGCTCATATCCAGCAACTAATAAACCAGAGGATGTATTAGCAGCTAAGATGAATGATTATTTTAAAACTGAGTATGCTCTTGATATACATATATATGGTGAGTATCCGGGATATTATATGCGTTATTTAAAAGAGCGTGGAATAGTACCTAAAATGGAAGGGGAAGATAAAGAGATTTTAAAAGGGGCTAAAATAGATTATATAGCTGTTAACTACTATAGAACTTTATGTGTAGAGTATCTTCCAGTTGATGAAAATCATTCAATAGGAGAGAGAGAAGCTATAATGAATGAGGTTGATTTTAATCAGTATGGATATTTTAAACACCTTAAAAATCCTAATTTAAAGGCTAGCGAATATGGAGCTCAGATAGATCCATCTGGTTTAAGATTAGTTTTAAATAATTATTACCAAAAATATCGTCTACCTCTAATAATTACAGAAAATGGATTTGGTACAGCTGATACTCTAACAGAAGATGGAAGAGTTCATGATGACTATAGAATTGACTATTTAAGACAACATATAGAGGCGTGTAGATTGGCGATAGAAGATGGAGTTGAACTATTTGGTTACTGTCCATGGTCTTTTATGGATCTATTAAGTTCACATCAAGGTTTTAAAAAGAGATATGGTTTTGTTTATGTAGACAGAGATGACTTTGATATAAAAGAGTTAAAACGTATAAAAAAAGATAGCTATTATTGGTATCAAAAAGTCATTGAGACAAATGGAGAAGAGTTATAA
- a CDS encoding ankyrin repeat domain-containing protein — translation MELLRFVEQNDLEKFKENLDMDAIEELDEKKNTILHHCVDMDKYEFVDALLYNGADPNTKNKEGNTPLHIAAQKNYGKIMELLLEFGGDLEIKNNHQRTAVNLAIASKANSVLKTIENSGADYKGLGAGFEKMGHHRKLED, via the coding sequence ATGGAACTTTTAAGATTTGTGGAACAAAATGATTTAGAGAAATTTAAAGAGAATTTGGATATGGATGCAATTGAAGAGTTAGATGAGAAAAAAAATACAATTCTTCATCACTGTGTGGATATGGACAAGTACGAATTTGTAGATGCCCTATTATACAATGGAGCAGATCCTAATACTAAAAATAAAGAAGGAAATACTCCACTTCACATAGCCGCTCAAAAAAATTATGGAAAAATAATGGAGCTATTATTAGAGTTTGGTGGAGATTTAGAGATAAAAAATAATCATCAAAGAACAGCTGTAAATTTAGCAATAGCTTCTAAAGCAAATAGTGTTTTAAAAACAATTGAAAACAGTGGAGCTGACTATAAAGGTTTAGGGGCTGGATTTGAAAAGATGGGACACCACAGAAAATTAGAAGATTAA
- a CDS encoding YibE/F family protein — MKKIGIIIFIIFLALLVFSKKLEGYIFKKENIGRVLVVDNSNTIVQGVSKVGSQALTVEILTGKNKGKILKINNLLNGSMEYDEFYQRNDKVLMYVMEKDGELFGKVLSLLRVDKIIGLGLLFVTLLLVYARKVGFQSLLSFIGSVVIIWEFLIPALKNGENIFLVTILTLIFLSALIIFLVAGFTRKGFTAFLGTMFGLFVTASLTFIFGDIFRIDGMSQPFAQSVVFSSAMRLDILKIFYAAIVIGASGAAMDIAMDMSATIEELKYHNPALNGKELIKSGFNVGRSVIGTMTTTLLLAYSGGFLTLLILFLERDMTLLQILNMKMITSEIIKIIIGSIGLVVVAPMTTYIGAIIYSLDDEKVRKINSNFQLKRIINMILK; from the coding sequence TTGAAAAAAATAGGGATTATTATATTTATAATCTTCCTAGCCCTTCTAGTTTTTTCTAAAAAACTAGAAGGGTATATTTTTAAAAAAGAAAATATAGGGAGAGTTTTAGTAGTTGATAATAGTAATACAATAGTTCAAGGAGTTTCTAAAGTAGGGAGTCAAGCTTTGACAGTTGAGATACTTACAGGAAAGAATAAAGGAAAAATATTAAAAATAAATAATCTATTAAATGGTAGTATGGAGTATGATGAGTTTTATCAAAGAAATGATAAGGTCCTCATGTATGTAATGGAAAAGGATGGAGAGTTGTTTGGAAAAGTTTTATCTTTATTGAGAGTTGATAAAATTATAGGATTAGGTCTTTTATTTGTTACATTATTATTAGTTTATGCTAGAAAAGTTGGCTTTCAATCTCTACTTTCATTTATAGGAAGTGTAGTAATAATTTGGGAATTTTTAATACCAGCTTTAAAAAATGGAGAAAATATTTTTCTGGTGACAATTTTAACTCTAATTTTTTTATCAGCTTTAATTATCTTTTTAGTGGCAGGTTTTACAAGAAAAGGATTTACAGCGTTTTTGGGGACAATGTTTGGACTGTTTGTAACAGCAAGTCTAACATTTATATTTGGGGATATATTTAGAATAGATGGAATGAGTCAGCCCTTTGCTCAAAGTGTTGTTTTTTCAAGTGCTATGAGATTGGATATTTTAAAGATATTTTATGCAGCTATTGTGATTGGTGCCAGTGGGGCAGCTATGGATATAGCAATGGATATGTCAGCAACAATAGAGGAATTAAAATATCATAATCCAGCTTTGAATGGAAAAGAGTTGATAAAATCTGGATTCAATGTGGGGAGATCTGTTATAGGAACTATGACTACAACTCTTTTATTGGCTTATTCTGGGGGCTTTTTAACTTTATTAATACTTTTTTTAGAAAGAGATATGACATTGCTACAGATCTTGAATATGAAAATGATTACTTCTGAGATTATAAAGATAATAATAGGAAGTATAGGATTAGTTGTGGTAGCACCAATGACTACATATATAGGTGCAATAATATATTCTTTAGATGATGAGAAGGTAAGAAAAATAAATAGTAATTTTCAACTAAAAAGAATTATCAATATGATTTTAAAATAA
- a CDS encoding histidine phosphatase family protein, with translation MGKLILVRHGQTDMNIENIYFGWLDPELNSNGIEQGKRARDILKNIPYDKIYSSDLKRTRETAILINYLERYIILDKRIRELNFGIFEGLSYQEIQERYPLEAKESAENWKNFNFITGESPRDLQKRAIDFVESLDLSKDNLVVTHWGVINCILSWYFSNELDSYWKYSVENGGVCIIEFVDNFPILKGLNIG, from the coding sequence ATGGGAAAATTAATATTAGTAAGACATGGACAAACTGATATGAATATAGAGAACATATATTTTGGTTGGTTAGATCCAGAGCTTAATTCAAATGGAATAGAGCAGGGAAAAAGGGCTAGAGATATATTGAAAAATATACCATATGATAAAATCTATTCAAGTGATTTAAAAAGAACTAGAGAAACCGCAATATTGATTAACTATTTAGAGAGATATATAATCTTAGATAAAAGAATTAGGGAGTTAAACTTTGGAATATTTGAAGGATTAAGCTATCAGGAGATTCAAGAGAGATATCCGTTAGAGGCTAAAGAGAGTGCAGAAAATTGGAAAAACTTTAATTTTATTACTGGTGAGAGTCCAAGAGATTTACAAAAACGTGCTATTGATTTTGTAGAGAGTTTAGATCTATCAAAAGATAACTTGGTAGTAACTCATTGGGGAGTGATAAACTGTATATTGAGTTGGTATTTTTCAAATGAGTTAGATAGTTATTGGAAATATTCTGTTGAAAATGGTGGAGTCTGTATAATAGAGTTTGTAGATAATTTTCCAATATTAAAAGGCTTAAATATAGGGTGA
- a CDS encoding methyltransferase: MLHKDEDITLLKDNYKLIQKKDGFRFSVDAIILADFFHSNKIGKILDIGTGNGIIPVLLYSKGKGKDIIGIDIQEENVSLAKRNMELNQLEESIKIESADIKEYPYGNTFDYIVSNPPYMKADGKKQNDLNSKAIARHEIKLTLKELIENAKRVLKPIGSFTLVHRSYRFTEISRILEENGFSLKRVRFVYFSKERSSNLVLIEAWKGKKFQLEIEPPLFLEESGY; the protein is encoded by the coding sequence ATGTTACATAAAGATGAAGATATAACATTGTTAAAAGATAACTATAAACTTATTCAAAAGAAAGATGGATTTAGATTTTCAGTTGATGCTATCATATTAGCAGATTTTTTTCATTCTAATAAGATTGGAAAAATTTTAGATATTGGAACAGGAAATGGAATAATACCAGTGTTATTGTATTCTAAAGGAAAAGGAAAAGATATTATTGGTATTGATATTCAAGAGGAAAATGTATCTTTAGCAAAAAGAAATATGGAGCTAAATCAACTTGAAGAGAGTATAAAAATAGAAAGTGCAGATATCAAAGAGTATCCATATGGAAATACTTTTGATTATATAGTTTCAAATCCACCCTATATGAAAGCAGATGGTAAGAAACAAAATGACTTGAATAGTAAGGCTATAGCAAGACATGAAATAAAGTTAACTCTGAAAGAATTAATAGAGAATGCTAAAAGAGTTCTAAAACCTATTGGAAGTTTTACCTTAGTTCATAGAAGCTATAGATTTACAGAGATATCAAGAATCTTAGAGGAGAATGGTTTTTCTCTAAAGAGAGTTAGATTTGTTTATTTTTCTAAAGAGAGAAGTTCAAATCTTGTTTTAATTGAAGCTTGGAAGGGAAAAAAATTCCAGTTGGAGATAGAACCACCTCTTTTCCTTGAGGAGAGTGGTTATTAA